Proteins co-encoded in one Prosthecobacter algae genomic window:
- a CDS encoding PD-(D/E)XK nuclease family protein, whose amino-acid sequence MILIQRESPSHWYLPDGTPYHEVVRADGNGLRSVTLRDARKVNALPSVTNVLGVLAKPGLEGWKQEQAILAALTLPKREDEPLDAFARRVVEDMGEQVRSAADLGSSVHAAIEVYLQTGESPENPDILRLFAPVKLWIDEHVERIGLVETVAVHSQFGFAGRIDLVAKLKSTGTWAVIDFKTQKMKPDKKGVYQASYYETWPLQLMAYFKALNSAGECSRRLEDIASVVINSVEPTPVQVKVWPREDHESLWQAFNNARELWCFIKGYRPQPAEPVLSA is encoded by the coding sequence ATGATCCTCATTCAACGCGAATCTCCCTCCCACTGGTATTTGCCAGACGGCACCCCGTATCACGAGGTGGTCCGGGCCGATGGCAACGGCCTGCGTTCCGTCACCCTGCGTGACGCCCGCAAGGTCAATGCGCTGCCCTCCGTCACCAATGTCCTCGGCGTTCTCGCCAAACCCGGCCTTGAAGGCTGGAAGCAGGAGCAGGCCATCCTTGCCGCTCTCACGTTGCCAAAGCGTGAGGACGAGCCCCTCGATGCCTTTGCCCGCCGTGTCGTCGAAGACATGGGCGAGCAGGTCCGCTCCGCCGCTGATCTCGGCAGCTCTGTTCACGCCGCCATTGAGGTCTATCTACAAACCGGCGAGTCCCCGGAAAATCCTGACATCCTGCGCCTGTTCGCACCAGTGAAGCTGTGGATCGACGAGCACGTCGAACGCATCGGTCTGGTCGAAACCGTGGCGGTGCATTCGCAGTTCGGATTCGCCGGTCGCATCGACCTCGTGGCCAAGCTCAAAAGCACGGGCACCTGGGCGGTCATTGATTTCAAGACGCAGAAGATGAAGCCCGACAAGAAGGGCGTGTATCAGGCCAGCTACTATGAAACCTGGCCGCTGCAATTGATGGCCTACTTCAAGGCGCTCAACAGCGCCGGTGAATGCTCGCGTCGATTGGAGGACATCGCCTCGGTGGTGATCAACTCCGTCGAACCCACGCCCGTACAGGTGAAGGTCTGGCCCCGTGAGGATCACGAGTCGCTCTGGCAGGCCTTTAACAATGCCCGCGAACTGTGGTGCTTCATCAAGGGCTACCGCCCGCAACCCGCCGAGCCGGTCCTCAGCGCATGA
- a CDS encoding phage replication initiation protein, NGO0469 family has translation MKLSTQANKPFDTHPEYNGLAVCVDVTPPKTVQTDYGPKEQFRLVFETTQLREDGRPYLVWSRGFTTSLGEKAALRAFLKQWFGRDLTAAEQKEFDTDTLIGRMAQLVIVHTEGRNGETYANIGLIRPDKSGSTMAPSGKYIRVKDRQDKDTSYNRVSQPASDATQAADDWHFTKVHVGKHQGLDICELDQAAVRGLYDNWLPIAKALAKPLKADRDLMFAVEQAAAEFGFAKPAEASENIPY, from the coding sequence ATGAAACTCAGCACTCAAGCCAACAAACCCTTCGACACTCATCCTGAATATAACGGCCTCGCCGTCTGTGTGGATGTCACTCCACCCAAAACTGTGCAAACCGACTACGGTCCCAAGGAACAGTTCCGTCTCGTTTTTGAAACCACCCAACTCCGCGAGGACGGCCGGCCCTATCTGGTCTGGTCGCGCGGCTTCACCACCAGCCTTGGTGAGAAGGCGGCACTGCGGGCTTTCCTCAAACAGTGGTTCGGTCGTGATCTCACTGCCGCCGAGCAGAAGGAGTTCGACACCGACACGCTCATCGGTCGCATGGCTCAGCTCGTCATCGTCCACACGGAGGGACGCAATGGCGAAACCTATGCCAACATCGGCCTGATCCGTCCCGACAAGTCCGGCAGCACCATGGCCCCTTCTGGCAAATACATCCGGGTCAAGGATCGCCAGGACAAAGACACCTCCTACAACCGGGTCAGCCAACCCGCGTCTGATGCTACGCAAGCTGCGGATGACTGGCACTTCACCAAAGTTCACGTCGGCAAGCATCAAGGGCTGGACATCTGCGAACTCGATCAGGCTGCGGTGCGTGGGCTCTACGACAACTGGCTGCCCATCGCCAAAGCGCTCGCCAAGCCACTGAAGGCGGATCGCGACCTCATGTTCGCCGTGGAGCAGGCGGCTGCCGAGTTCGGCTTCGCCAAGCCGGCAGAGGCTTCCGAGAACATCCCCTACTGA